One part of the Sorangiineae bacterium MSr11954 genome encodes these proteins:
- the cysN gene encoding sulfate adenylyltransferase subunit CysN, translated as MSHANHATDLLRFSTAGSVDDGKSTLIGRLLYDSKSIFEDQYAAIQRTTARRGGAAADLALLTDGLIAEREQGITIDVAYRYFATPKRKFIIADTPGHEQYTRNMVTGASTAMLTIILVDARKGASVQSRRHAAIAALLGIPHIVVAVNKMDLVGYSKSSFDAVEAQFSTFAKALELPHLHYVPMSALHGDMVVERGDNLPWYTGPTLLGLLENLPVERDIDLAPFRFPVQLVSRPQTREHHDFRGYMGRIESGSIRIGDAVTILPQGRNSRVKGILTYDGALREAFAPQSITLMLEDEIDISRGDMIVKSESSSGVLDRTHRVQVAREARATVCWMGDAPLDPRRKYLMKHTTRTVHARVEGIDHRLDVNTLTRQSAAELKMNDIGQVRFKLQNPLAFDAYQVNRATGAFILIDSTTNNTVGAGMLLSAPAA; from the coding sequence ATGTCCCACGCGAACCATGCGACCGATCTCTTGCGCTTCTCCACCGCCGGCAGCGTCGACGACGGCAAGAGCACCTTGATCGGGCGCCTCTTGTACGACTCGAAGTCGATCTTCGAGGACCAGTACGCGGCCATCCAGCGCACCACGGCCCGTCGCGGGGGCGCGGCGGCCGATCTCGCGCTCTTGACCGACGGACTGATCGCCGAGCGCGAACAGGGAATCACCATCGACGTGGCCTACCGCTATTTCGCGACGCCGAAGCGAAAGTTCATCATCGCCGACACGCCGGGGCACGAGCAGTACACGCGCAACATGGTGACGGGCGCCTCCACCGCGATGCTCACGATCATCCTGGTCGACGCGCGCAAGGGGGCGTCGGTGCAGTCCCGCCGTCACGCAGCCATCGCCGCGCTGCTCGGGATTCCGCACATCGTGGTAGCGGTCAACAAGATGGATCTCGTCGGCTATTCGAAGAGCTCCTTCGACGCGGTCGAGGCGCAGTTTTCGACCTTCGCCAAAGCGCTCGAGCTCCCCCACCTGCACTACGTCCCGATGTCGGCGCTGCACGGCGACATGGTCGTGGAGCGCGGGGACAATCTACCGTGGTACACCGGACCGACCTTGCTCGGGCTGCTCGAGAATCTGCCGGTCGAGCGCGATATCGACCTCGCGCCCTTCCGTTTTCCCGTCCAGCTGGTGAGCCGTCCACAGACGCGGGAGCACCATGATTTCCGTGGATACATGGGACGAATCGAATCCGGCAGCATCCGCATCGGCGACGCGGTCACCATCCTTCCACAGGGGCGCAACTCGCGGGTAAAGGGAATTCTCACGTACGACGGCGCGCTCCGGGAGGCCTTCGCTCCGCAATCCATCACCTTGATGCTCGAAGACGAAATCGACATTTCCCGCGGCGACATGATCGTCAAATCGGAGAGCAGCTCCGGTGTGCTCGATAGGACACACCGGGTTCAGGTGGCGCGGGAGGCTCGCGCCACCGTTTGCTGGATGGGCGACGCGCCGCTCGACCCGCGCCGGAAGTACCTGATGAAGCACACGACGCGCACCGTCCATGCGCGGGTGGAGGGGATCGACCATCGCCTCGATGTCAACACCCTGACCCGCCAGAGCGCGGCGGAGTTGAAGATGAACGATATTGGGCAGGTTCGCTTCAAGCTGCAAAACCCGCTCGCGTTCGACGCCTACCAGGTCAATCGCGCCACCGGTGCCTTCATCCTCATCGACTCGACCACGAACAACACCGTCGGGGCGGGAATGCTCCTCTCCGCGCCGGCCGCGTAG
- a CDS encoding phosphoadenylyl-sulfate reductase, with protein sequence MGNIKIERTVALLKRIAADFAPAAFASSLGAEDMVLLDLIAKNAPEIEAFSLDTGRLPEETYALIRKVADGFPIRLRIYFPESRDVEAFVELRGINGFYDSVEARKACCHARKVLPLKRALVGKKAWVTGLRREQAATRANLAEQEEDADNGLVKFNPLIDWTEEDVWNYIREHHVAYNRLHDRSYPSIGCAPCTRAIAKGEDIRAGRWWWERPDQKECGLHIRGAATDPLTGGSPESPDGSGRDRRETHENPPRSHDS encoded by the coding sequence ATGGGAAATATCAAAATCGAGCGAACCGTCGCGCTGTTGAAGCGCATCGCGGCCGACTTCGCGCCCGCGGCATTTGCAAGCAGCCTCGGTGCGGAGGACATGGTGCTCTTGGATCTGATCGCGAAGAACGCTCCCGAGATCGAGGCCTTCAGCCTGGACACCGGTCGTCTGCCGGAGGAGACGTACGCCTTGATCCGCAAGGTCGCGGACGGTTTTCCCATCCGGCTCCGCATCTACTTTCCCGAGAGCCGCGACGTGGAGGCCTTCGTCGAGCTCCGCGGCATCAATGGCTTCTACGACAGCGTGGAGGCGCGCAAGGCGTGCTGTCATGCGCGAAAGGTGCTGCCGCTCAAGCGCGCGCTCGTCGGCAAGAAGGCATGGGTCACCGGTCTGCGGCGCGAGCAGGCGGCGACCCGAGCCAACCTCGCCGAGCAGGAAGAGGACGCCGACAACGGGCTCGTCAAGTTCAATCCGCTCATCGATTGGACCGAGGAGGATGTCTGGAATTACATCCGAGAGCACCATGTTGCGTACAACAGACTGCACGATCGCTCCTATCCGAGCATCGGGTGTGCACCCTGCACACGCGCCATCGCCAAGGGAGAAGATATCCGCGCGGGTCGCTGGTGGTGGGAGCGCCCCGATCAGAAAGAGTGCGGACTACACATCCGGGGGGCTGCCACGGATCCGCTCACCGGTGGCAGCCCAGAGAGCCCCGACGGCAGTGGGCGCGACCGCCGCGAAACCCATGAGAACCCTCCGAGGAGTCACGATTCATGA
- the csb2 gene encoding type I-U CRISPR-associated protein Csb2 produces MEYLLGRAVASDVSQRDAAEWPPHPSRLFSALVDALADVRVDSSDEHARCEAALRWLEKLPAPEIAASIDDDVSCRTMVKHWVPINDETVERLRSAPLVEQRKRQERFFPAIIPAKPVVTFIWPSVEPENEHARALDRLVERVPYLGHSSSLVRMTRRSDAPPPTLAPSLDGNHILRVPGPGRLDRLNAVHQLRKSDTLVQPPKGREVAYGRIRPARPYGPYGAARIVTVGGVTLGLEHMASLIVRYREALLSLLGDNAPEVLTGHSGRGIPAARTHIAYVPLANIDHEFADGTIKGIAVVLPREIADDELLRLDVAMSRLRTLHFGSLGNIAVGARHREDGRRSLDFRRYARAATTWVSVTPVALSLHPKPKKGLSEEQVVLKDLARLGLPQPVELYLQDVAFLRGAPRARDVLRRGVSSVRGRLLRHVHVRFPCEVEGPLLLGAARHMGLGLLLPRGNS; encoded by the coding sequence GTGGAATACCTACTTGGCCGTGCCGTCGCGAGCGACGTCAGCCAACGCGACGCCGCCGAATGGCCGCCGCACCCGTCCCGATTGTTCTCGGCCCTGGTCGACGCACTTGCCGACGTTCGCGTGGACTCGAGCGATGAGCATGCGAGGTGCGAGGCGGCACTTCGATGGCTCGAGAAACTTCCTGCGCCCGAGATAGCGGCGAGCATCGACGACGACGTGTCGTGTCGCACGATGGTCAAGCACTGGGTACCGATCAACGACGAGACGGTCGAGCGTCTCCGCTCCGCTCCGCTCGTCGAGCAACGAAAGCGTCAGGAGCGCTTTTTCCCGGCGATCATACCCGCCAAACCCGTCGTAACGTTCATTTGGCCATCGGTCGAGCCCGAGAACGAGCACGCCCGTGCGTTGGATCGTTTGGTCGAGCGTGTGCCCTATCTCGGTCACAGCAGCTCCTTGGTTCGGATGACGCGGCGCTCGGACGCCCCTCCGCCGACCCTCGCGCCGTCGCTCGACGGCAATCATATTTTGCGCGTTCCCGGCCCGGGACGACTCGATCGGTTGAACGCCGTGCACCAGCTTCGGAAATCGGACACACTGGTCCAGCCCCCGAAGGGGCGTGAAGTCGCATATGGCCGGATTCGCCCCGCTCGACCATATGGCCCGTACGGGGCCGCGCGGATCGTCACCGTCGGTGGTGTCACCCTCGGGCTCGAGCACATGGCGTCGCTGATTGTTCGCTACCGCGAAGCTCTTTTGTCGTTACTCGGCGATAACGCTCCCGAAGTCCTCACCGGGCACTCCGGGCGGGGCATCCCGGCGGCTCGGACGCATATTGCGTATGTGCCGCTTGCCAATATCGATCACGAATTTGCCGACGGCACCATAAAGGGCATTGCGGTCGTGCTACCCCGCGAGATCGCCGATGACGAACTTCTTCGGCTCGACGTCGCCATGTCTCGTTTGCGAACACTTCACTTCGGATCCCTTGGAAACATCGCCGTGGGGGCACGACATCGCGAGGACGGTCGCCGCTCGCTCGACTTCCGACGCTATGCAAGGGCCGCGACCACTTGGGTGTCGGTCACGCCGGTCGCGCTGAGCCTTCACCCCAAACCGAAAAAGGGCCTCTCCGAGGAGCAAGTCGTGCTGAAGGATTTGGCAAGACTCGGCTTACCCCAGCCCGTCGAATTGTACCTGCAGGACGTCGCCTTTCTCCGTGGAGCACCGCGAGCCCGCGACGTTCTGCGTCGGGGAGTGTCTTCGGTTCGAGGTCGCCTCCTTCGGCACGTTCACGTCCGCTTCCCTTGCGAGGTGGAAGGGCCGCTTCTCCTCGGGGCCGCGCGCCACATGGGACTCGGGCTGCTCCTACCAAGGGGGAATTCGTGA
- the cas3u gene encoding type I-U CRISPR-associated helicase/endonuclease Cas3 → MRLAALLCKTNEWPRMIDLPTGAGKTACIDIALFHLLVSWTHGQFGNAARRIAFVVDRRIIVDEAADRAKHIATSIRNAKDGILRRAADLLAEHSGRAEIDVMTLRGGVARERNLVRDPTAVAVVLSTVDQLGSRLLFRGYGVSDFAAPMHAGMFGFDTLVLLDEAHIAEPFRKTLAGLEREQKRMTEPLGVRALRWSQLSATPSVGPDFSLDEMDERHPVLRRRLQANKPMRLIEVPKRDALPKTFVDLVKVELNAPPQAVGEKPRIGIVVNRVATAREIHSSLLRALEGTADVHLLIGRIRPLDRDTLMADLTPKLKSSQAPRAGELPIVIVATQTIEVGADFDFHTMFVEAASYPAIRQRVGRLNRLGIRDSARGALVLAKADAEDDPVYGATIASTWTLLERAASDGIVDLGIRQAPEATPDTIPSSPATPELSPALVHLLAQTSPRPAIEPDVAQFLHGFVEQAPDVAIVWRDGICDGDKNLDSAKAKQILDVLPPLALEAMSLPLSSFRSLVRAKAAKKPIKLVDAGDLDGDVVADDDDGRTNANVLVLDDDGVNTVPFQQVRPGSMVVIPCEWGGTDRYGFSPGNRDHVRDLSLAARRRGSRAAMLVFTDEIARGWGKDGLGEGDRNELREAARGITRILGDEEDFDGAGVRIALFEWFKVYGPLLRDEVVELAKKLRTRPSVIEALSQAGKDAFGIALRARYPKADDLSDDVIGLQRTVEVPLEEHCLGVAEYAKRFARHVGLASVLVDDLTLAGRLHDLGKADPRFQAMLGADGSRLLAKGRSVDRGVVLGARHECYSVALVDRYPVLMASAHDTGLVRYLIGSHHGRGRGLQPIVDDAGTWFELEVDGHELLFRGRPNLLAVDSGWVELFVRLQRKYGVWGLAYLETILRLADHRRSEAEIEEKKRLEAGRGIENNEEEMRVEEARG, encoded by the coding sequence GTGCGCCTCGCAGCATTGCTTTGTAAGACGAACGAGTGGCCTCGTATGATTGATCTGCCGACCGGTGCGGGGAAGACGGCATGCATCGATATTGCCCTCTTTCATCTGCTGGTCTCGTGGACCCATGGACAATTTGGAAATGCGGCGCGACGGATTGCGTTCGTGGTCGACCGCCGCATCATCGTCGATGAAGCTGCAGATCGCGCGAAGCACATCGCAACATCGATTCGCAACGCGAAAGACGGCATCCTCCGCCGGGCGGCCGATCTGCTCGCGGAGCACTCCGGCCGAGCCGAGATCGACGTCATGACGTTGCGAGGAGGTGTCGCCCGTGAGAGAAACCTCGTACGCGATCCAACGGCGGTTGCCGTCGTGTTGTCGACGGTCGATCAACTCGGATCGCGCCTCTTGTTTCGCGGCTATGGCGTGTCCGATTTCGCGGCACCGATGCACGCGGGAATGTTTGGATTCGACACGCTCGTTCTTCTCGATGAAGCTCACATCGCCGAGCCGTTTCGGAAGACGCTAGCGGGGCTCGAGCGCGAACAAAAACGAATGACGGAGCCCCTCGGCGTCCGAGCGCTGCGATGGAGCCAACTCTCGGCGACACCCTCGGTTGGTCCGGACTTCTCCTTGGACGAAATGGACGAACGGCACCCTGTGCTTCGACGAAGGCTACAGGCCAACAAGCCAATGCGCCTCATCGAGGTGCCGAAGCGCGACGCGTTGCCGAAGACATTCGTCGATCTCGTGAAGGTGGAGCTGAATGCACCCCCGCAGGCCGTGGGCGAAAAGCCCCGAATCGGCATTGTGGTCAATCGTGTCGCCACGGCGCGAGAGATTCACTCCTCGCTGCTGCGAGCGCTCGAAGGTACGGCGGACGTGCATCTTCTCATTGGCCGTATCCGACCTCTGGACCGCGATACCCTGATGGCGGATCTGACGCCGAAGCTCAAGTCGAGCCAGGCTCCACGCGCTGGTGAGCTTCCTATCGTGATCGTTGCCACGCAGACCATTGAAGTCGGTGCGGACTTCGATTTTCACACCATGTTCGTCGAGGCGGCGAGCTATCCGGCCATCCGGCAGCGGGTGGGGCGGCTGAACCGGCTCGGCATACGAGATAGCGCGCGGGGGGCGCTTGTTTTGGCGAAGGCCGACGCCGAAGATGATCCCGTCTATGGCGCCACGATCGCCTCGACATGGACGCTTTTGGAACGAGCCGCGTCCGACGGAATCGTCGATCTCGGAATCCGGCAAGCGCCCGAGGCGACGCCGGACACGATTCCATCGAGCCCCGCGACCCCCGAGCTCTCTCCCGCCCTCGTTCATCTTCTTGCGCAGACGAGCCCGCGGCCTGCGATCGAGCCCGACGTGGCACAGTTCCTTCACGGGTTCGTGGAACAGGCGCCCGATGTCGCCATCGTATGGCGCGATGGGATTTGCGATGGCGACAAAAACCTCGATAGCGCCAAAGCAAAGCAAATTCTCGACGTGCTTCCGCCGTTGGCGTTGGAAGCGATGAGCCTCCCCCTTTCCAGCTTTCGATCGTTGGTGCGAGCTAAGGCCGCGAAGAAGCCGATCAAGCTCGTGGACGCCGGAGATCTGGACGGGGATGTCGTGGCGGACGATGACGATGGACGGACGAATGCCAACGTACTCGTGCTCGATGATGATGGGGTGAACACGGTGCCTTTCCAGCAGGTCCGACCCGGATCGATGGTAGTGATTCCGTGCGAGTGGGGCGGGACGGATCGCTATGGTTTTTCGCCCGGAAATAGGGACCATGTACGCGATCTCTCTCTTGCCGCGCGGCGCCGGGGTTCGCGCGCTGCGATGTTGGTCTTCACGGACGAAATAGCGCGAGGGTGGGGCAAGGATGGGCTCGGAGAGGGCGACCGGAACGAGCTCCGGGAGGCTGCTCGCGGAATAACGAGGATACTCGGGGACGAGGAGGACTTCGACGGTGCAGGCGTGCGAATTGCGCTCTTCGAATGGTTCAAGGTGTACGGCCCTCTGCTTCGAGACGAAGTTGTCGAACTAGCAAAGAAGTTGCGTACCCGGCCAAGCGTCATCGAAGCATTGTCCCAGGCAGGGAAAGATGCCTTTGGCATTGCATTGCGGGCTCGATATCCGAAAGCGGATGACTTGAGTGATGACGTGATTGGCCTCCAACGTACGGTGGAGGTCCCCTTGGAGGAGCATTGCCTTGGGGTGGCGGAATACGCGAAAAGGTTTGCACGTCATGTCGGGCTTGCGAGCGTGCTCGTCGATGACTTGACGCTGGCCGGGCGTCTTCACGATCTCGGCAAAGCCGACCCCCGTTTTCAGGCGATGCTTGGCGCCGACGGTAGCCGATTGCTCGCGAAGGGCCGTTCTGTCGATCGGGGGGTCGTCCTCGGCGCACGTCATGAGTGTTATTCGGTTGCGCTCGTCGACCGATATCCCGTGCTCATGGCGAGCGCACACGATACGGGGCTCGTGCGCTACCTCATTGGGTCGCATCATGGTCGTGGTCGCGGCCTTCAACCCATTGTCGATGATGCCGGCACATGGTTCGAGCTCGAAGTCGACGGTCACGAACTTCTCTTTCGCGGGCGACCGAACCTTTTGGCTGTCGACTCCGGATGGGTGGAGTTGTTCGTCCGGTTGCAGCGGAAGTATGGTGTTTGGGGGCTCGCCTACCTCGAAACGATTCTTCGACTCGCGGACCACCGACGGTCCGAAGCGGAAATCGAGGAGAAGAAGCGTTTGGAGGCCGGGCGAGGGATCGAGAACAATGAAGAGGAGATGCGGGTCGAGGAGGCAAGGGGATGA
- the cysD gene encoding sulfate adenylyltransferase subunit CysD, with protein MNVTYQPSNAGRKSPARLRLSHLAVLESESIHIMREVAAECSNPVLLFSGGKDSIVMLRLAEKAFRPGRFPFPLLHIDTEHNFPEVIEYRDRRASELGERLIVRSVQDSIDRGRVVPKSPDESRNRMQSVTLLDAIAELGFDACFGGARRDEEKARAKERILSFRDDFGQWDPKNQRPELWDLYNTRVHKGEHMRVFPISNWTELDIWQYIAQERLEVPSIYFAHRREVVARGNGFLAVNELVQPKPGETTQSRLVRFRTVGDMPCTCAVESDAADVEAIIRETASTRITERGATRMDDQVAEAAMELRKKEGYF; from the coding sequence ATGAACGTCACGTACCAGCCATCGAACGCCGGACGAAAATCACCTGCGCGTTTGCGTTTGAGTCATCTCGCAGTTCTCGAATCGGAATCGATCCACATCATGCGGGAGGTCGCCGCCGAATGCAGCAACCCGGTGTTGTTGTTCTCCGGCGGTAAGGACTCGATCGTCATGCTGCGCCTAGCGGAGAAGGCCTTCCGCCCAGGGCGATTCCCCTTTCCCCTGCTCCACATCGATACCGAGCACAATTTTCCCGAGGTCATCGAGTACCGCGATCGACGTGCCTCCGAGCTGGGCGAGCGGCTGATCGTACGCTCGGTTCAGGACTCGATCGACCGCGGACGGGTGGTGCCCAAGAGCCCCGACGAGAGCCGCAACCGCATGCAATCGGTGACCCTGCTCGATGCCATCGCGGAGCTCGGATTCGACGCCTGTTTCGGCGGCGCGCGGAGGGACGAGGAGAAGGCACGCGCCAAAGAGCGCATTCTCTCGTTCCGGGACGACTTCGGTCAGTGGGACCCGAAGAACCAGCGCCCCGAGCTCTGGGATCTCTACAACACGCGCGTTCACAAGGGGGAGCACATGCGCGTGTTCCCCATCAGCAATTGGACGGAGCTCGATATTTGGCAGTACATCGCCCAGGAGCGCCTCGAGGTTCCTTCCATCTATTTCGCGCACCGGCGCGAGGTGGTCGCGCGTGGAAACGGCTTTCTCGCGGTCAACGAGCTGGTGCAACCGAAGCCGGGTGAGACCACCCAGAGTCGGCTAGTACGTTTTCGTACCGTGGGGGACATGCCGTGTACCTGTGCGGTGGAGTCCGACGCTGCCGACGTCGAGGCCATCATCCGCGAAACCGCCTCGACGCGCATCACCGAACGGGGGGCGACCCGAATGGATGATCAGGTCGCCGAAGCGGCCATGGAGCTCCGTAAAAAGGAAGGATACTTCTGA
- a CDS encoding 2'-5' RNA ligase family protein, with product MSKALEMLFEPETNDRVEELGSRLERGGVRSLATFSHRRHRPHIALAVAKAISVTPEVAEAVRVLRGMEIRMHGVGIFPGAQAALFLAVTATRPLLDAHAAVHRALGKSYQDPWDPYVPGTWVPHVTLAVNLDGTSIRRAVSLLHPFTVRHVVVAEVGLVDGRPLESFPAGCRPVGAGPGHEDGNRLAMTVRYRRRGRRRHALEIAIFDGSGMRVSYNRLERGRSASQMRRGGGTRRVEVDDAMLEACSHRRGRDPVPAAYPRPPSSS from the coding sequence ATGAGCAAGGCCCTGGAGATGCTGTTCGAGCCCGAGACGAACGATCGCGTCGAGGAGCTGGGGTCGCGACTCGAACGAGGTGGCGTGCGGAGCCTCGCGACCTTCTCGCACCGTCGGCACCGGCCACACATCGCGCTGGCCGTTGCGAAGGCCATTTCCGTGACACCGGAGGTGGCCGAAGCCGTTCGCGTCTTGCGCGGGATGGAGATCCGCATGCACGGCGTCGGTATTTTTCCGGGTGCGCAGGCCGCACTCTTCCTCGCAGTGACCGCGACCCGCCCGCTGCTCGATGCCCACGCCGCGGTTCATCGAGCGCTCGGCAAGAGCTACCAGGATCCGTGGGACCCATACGTACCCGGCACGTGGGTGCCGCACGTTACCCTCGCCGTGAACCTCGACGGCACGAGCATCCGCCGTGCCGTCTCCTTGTTGCACCCGTTTACTGTCCGTCACGTCGTGGTCGCGGAGGTCGGTCTCGTGGACGGCAGGCCGCTCGAGTCCTTTCCTGCCGGCTGCCGGCCGGTGGGTGCGGGGCCGGGGCACGAAGATGGCAATCGCCTCGCGATGACGGTTCGATATCGTCGACGAGGTCGACGGCGGCACGCCCTCGAGATTGCCATCTTCGACGGCAGCGGTATGCGTGTATCTTACAATAGATTGGAAAGGGGGCGCTCCGCATCCCAGATGCGACGGGGGGGCGGGACGCGCCGCGTCGAGGTCGACGACGCGATGCTCGAAGCCTGCTCGCACCGTCGAGGTCGAGACCCAGTCCCCGCCGCGTATCCGCGCCCACCGAGCTCGTCGTAG
- the cas7u gene encoding type I-U CRISPR-associated RAMP protein Csb1/Cas7u — protein MNLSDLLAGPYAAIRLTQRLQSSAGDGSKVFPPTFEGGVYCLEQRRIGGISVPCVILDSVPSSANRQEEVLGALVEAGKIEIPHFRTEFSEFPELGEVTTLNAPHRVFDAIFRDSELDGKPFPKHPLYAELCRSNTQNATALFAHGPSALVFGTWDSTGSAGGLGNKFARNMVTEIIGVHVERGETRGGVRQDPLGISRHVEIEIDKSGDWRPKGVATKKDDRAKGTRPSEVNHGNILVSVAYEGAGAERRSLKGGVTCDYALQLSVITLAGLRRLRFPLAGRRDPAVDEAARAVLVALGLVALTSTRERGYALRSRCDLVADGTSSFEIVGQDGTVTTEALDSKGAIALYHEAVTRAKKAGLPWDPAPKVMKPHANLSKLISLSRQAGAE, from the coding sequence GTGAACTTGAGTGATCTCCTAGCTGGTCCGTATGCCGCCATCCGTTTGACCCAACGATTGCAATCCTCCGCGGGAGACGGTTCGAAGGTTTTCCCGCCAACGTTCGAAGGTGGTGTGTACTGCCTCGAGCAGCGCCGTATTGGTGGAATTTCGGTCCCATGCGTGATTCTCGATAGCGTACCGTCGAGTGCCAATCGGCAAGAGGAGGTCCTTGGGGCTCTCGTCGAGGCAGGGAAAATCGAAATTCCGCACTTTCGAACGGAGTTTTCGGAGTTTCCAGAGCTTGGAGAGGTGACGACATTGAACGCTCCGCATCGCGTGTTCGATGCTATTTTTCGTGATTCAGAGCTCGATGGGAAGCCGTTTCCCAAGCATCCGCTCTATGCCGAGTTGTGTCGGAGCAATACGCAAAATGCAACGGCGCTGTTCGCTCATGGCCCGAGTGCGCTCGTGTTTGGTACTTGGGATTCGACTGGGTCGGCGGGTGGTCTCGGCAACAAGTTTGCGCGTAATATGGTTACCGAGATCATCGGGGTTCACGTCGAGCGGGGAGAGACGCGGGGTGGGGTGCGGCAAGATCCACTCGGCATCAGTCGACACGTCGAAATCGAGATTGATAAGTCGGGTGATTGGAGACCGAAAGGCGTGGCGACAAAGAAGGACGATCGGGCCAAAGGAACGCGGCCTTCGGAGGTCAATCACGGTAATATCTTGGTTTCGGTTGCGTACGAAGGGGCCGGTGCGGAGCGTCGCTCGCTCAAGGGTGGCGTGACGTGTGATTACGCGCTGCAGCTGAGCGTCATCACTCTGGCGGGCCTTCGCCGCCTTAGATTCCCGCTCGCAGGGCGGCGTGACCCGGCGGTGGACGAAGCTGCGCGTGCCGTTCTCGTCGCGCTCGGACTCGTAGCTCTTACAAGTACGAGAGAGCGCGGTTATGCATTGCGATCGCGTTGCGACCTCGTTGCGGATGGCACGAGTAGCTTCGAAATCGTGGGGCAAGACGGCACCGTGACGACGGAGGCGCTCGATTCCAAGGGCGCAATCGCCCTCTACCATGAAGCCGTAACCCGCGCGAAAAAAGCCGGGCTTCCCTGGGATCCCGCCCCGAAGGTGATGAAGCCGCACGCCAACCTCTCGAAATTGATTTCGCTCAGCCGACAGGCTGGTGCGGAGTAA
- a CDS encoding sulfite exporter TauE/SafE family protein gives MTPILVLAFGVPSGVAVGTDLLYASITKSAGTWVHGRRGCIDWRVVGLLAAGSLPATILCLLTLRRLGVDSKHYSQVVTYTLGIALMLTAGAVFFRERLLRLTRGNGRWRTRGVVPATIATGVVLGVLVSISSVGAGALGMVALVFLYPERPTVSNVGTDIAHAVPLTAVAGLGHSVLGTVNYSLLVNLLLGSIPGIYIGSRLATRVPDKVLRPILASVLAIIGGRLVL, from the coding sequence ATGACACCGATTCTCGTTCTCGCTTTCGGCGTCCCCTCCGGCGTTGCCGTGGGGACCGATCTGCTCTATGCATCGATTACGAAGTCCGCCGGCACATGGGTTCATGGGCGGCGCGGATGCATCGACTGGCGGGTCGTCGGTCTGCTCGCGGCCGGCAGTCTTCCGGCCACCATCCTCTGTCTGTTGACCCTCCGGCGATTGGGCGTCGACAGCAAACACTATTCCCAAGTGGTGACCTATACGCTGGGGATCGCGCTGATGCTTACGGCGGGGGCCGTGTTCTTCCGCGAGCGCCTGCTCCGCCTCACCCGCGGTAATGGAAGGTGGCGGACTCGCGGCGTCGTTCCCGCCACCATCGCCACGGGGGTCGTGCTGGGCGTGTTGGTCTCGATCTCGTCGGTGGGTGCCGGCGCGCTCGGGATGGTCGCGTTGGTCTTTCTCTATCCCGAAAGGCCGACGGTGAGCAATGTGGGCACCGACATCGCGCACGCCGTTCCGCTGACCGCGGTGGCGGGGTTGGGGCACTCCGTGCTGGGGACGGTGAACTATTCGCTATTGGTCAATCTGCTGCTCGGATCGATCCCCGGGATCTACATTGGAAGCCGCCTGGCGACCCGCGTGCCCGACAAGGTGCTCCGACCCATCCTCGCGTCGGTGCTGGCGATCATTGGTGGGCGCCTGGTGCTGTAA
- the istB gene encoding IS21-like element helper ATPase IstB, with protein MTELRERLRALGLLSTASAFDDLVALATKKRWGLTEILEYIADLEEKDRARRGLERRMSRSRLEKFKPMSDFEWDWPTKIDRPLVESVLSVDFVAAHRNVVLVSPSGLGKTMIAQNIVHRAVLAGHSVLFLSAAKLLLDLGAQESARALERRLHYFSKIGLLVIDEVGFLAFDNRNADLLFQVVSRRYEKKSLVLTTNLAFKDWHTIFPSATCATALVERVIHHADVVTIEGESYRMRESEATAKDRRAARKAKKDPPADS; from the coding sequence ATGACCGAGCTTCGCGAGCGCCTTCGCGCCCTCGGACTGCTCTCCACCGCGAGCGCCTTCGACGATCTGGTCGCGCTCGCGACGAAAAAGCGTTGGGGATTGACCGAGATCCTCGAGTACATCGCCGACCTGGAAGAGAAGGACCGGGCTAGGCGCGGTCTCGAGCGGCGGATGTCGCGCAGCCGGCTGGAGAAATTCAAGCCGATGAGCGACTTCGAATGGGACTGGCCGACCAAGATCGACCGACCTCTGGTCGAATCCGTCCTCTCTGTCGACTTCGTCGCGGCGCATCGCAACGTCGTGCTCGTGTCGCCGAGCGGGCTTGGAAAAACGATGATCGCGCAAAACATCGTACATCGCGCGGTGCTCGCCGGGCATTCCGTGCTCTTTCTTTCGGCCGCAAAGCTCTTGCTCGATCTCGGAGCTCAAGAGTCGGCGCGGGCGCTCGAGCGCCGGCTGCACTACTTCTCCAAGATCGGCCTTCTCGTGATCGACGAGGTGGGGTTTCTCGCCTTCGACAATCGCAATGCCGATCTCCTCTTTCAAGTCGTCAGTCGAAGGTACGAAAAGAAGAGCCTCGTGCTCACCACGAACCTCGCTTTCAAGGACTGGCACACGATCTTCCCATCGGCCACCTGCGCAACGGCCCTCGTCGAGCGAGTGATTCATCACGCCGACGTGGTCACCATCGAAGGAGAGAGCTACCGAATGCGCGAATCCGAAGCCACCGCGAAGGACAGGCGGGCAGCCCGCAAGGCGAAGAAGGACCCGCCGGCCGACTCGTGA